GAGTTCCCGGAGCCGCCGGATGACATGGCACGCCTTATAGGCCGCGATTCCACCGGCGACGCCGAGTACGGTTCTCACTGGTCGCTGAAGTCCAGTGCGCCGTCGTTGCTGACAGCCGGCTGCGCAGGCTCTTCAGCGGCGATGGCACCGAAGTCGGCTTCGGTGACCTCGCGGGCCACGATCTTGCCTTCGTTGATCTCGCGGAGCGCGATCGACAGCGGCTTCTCGTGGGTGCCCGGCGTCACGAGCGGACCGACGTTCTCGAGCAGTCCCTCTTGGAGCTGAGCGTAGTAGGAGTTGATCTGGCGCGCTCTCTGAGCGGCGATGGAGACCAGTTCGTACTTCGAACCGGTCACGGTCAGCAGTTCATCAATCGGAGGATTGGTGATGCCTTCGGGCTGTGCAGGCAATGATTGTCCAATCTAATCGGAAATGGATATACCCATCAATGATATGAGTTCTTCGGCCGCAGTGCGAACGTGGCCATTGACGATGGTGACGTCGAACTCGGATTCGGCCCGCAGCTCCTGCTCGGCCGTGGTCAGTCGACGCTCCTGTTCGGCAGCCGATTCCGTGCCCCGCCCCGTGAGTCGCGATACGAGTTCCTCCCAGCTGGGCGGGGCCAGGAAGACGAACAGAGCATCGGGCATCTTCTCCTTGACCTGCCGCGCTCCCTGAAGATCGATCTCGAGCAGGGACGGGATCCCCTGGTCCAGCTTCTGCCGAACCTGGGCCGAGGGTGTGCCGTATCGATGCCGACCGTGGACGACCGCGTACTCGAGCAGCTCGCCTCGAGCGATGAGTGAATCGAACTCATCATCGCTGATGAAGTGATAATGAACACCATCGGTCTCGCCGGGTCGCCGCGGCCGCGTGGTCGCGGAGACGGAGAACCAGACCTCGGGATGATGATCTCTGATGTACGCGCTGATGGTGCCTTTTCCGACCGCGGTGGGGCCCGCGAGGACGGTCAGTCGATTATTCACAGATCTATTGTTCACACATTCAGGAGTATTTCTCCAACAGGGCGTCCTTCTGGTGCACGCCGAGGCCCTTGATGCGTCTGGATGATGCGATCCCGACGTCATCCATGGCCGCTTCCGCACGGCGGTCTCCGACGCCGGGCAGCGACCGCAGCAGATCGACGACCCGCATCTTCGCGAGTGCCTCATCCGCGTCAGCCTTATCGAGTACGGCCGCGAGATCGGTTTGACCATTCTTCAATGCAGTTTTGACCTCGGCTCGGGCCTGACGCGCTTTGAACGCCTTGTCAAGAGCGGCCGAACGCTGCTGCGGGGTCAAAGGTTCGAGTGCCACATTATCTCCTCTGTCACCATGAACGGGCAGGTAGGGAAGTTGCTTCAGTCTAAAACAAAAACCCTCGTGAGAGGCACAAAGTGAGCAAGAAAACTCACGAGTCGGTAAAACTCGTCGCTGTCGGCGATGCTTTCGGTCCCCGCATGGCGTCCTCACCGCACCTGTGTCAGGGACTCGTTGAGCGCCTGCGCTGCGGCGCGCACGCCGTCGGGGCCGGCGCTGAGCACGGCACGAGAGGTCGTGGCCAGGATCTGATCGGAGGCGATGGCATCGGCACCGAAGACCTCGATCAGTTCATCGATGCCGGCCCCTTGGGCACCGACGCCCGGTGCCAGGATCGGGCCGTTGCACGCCGTCGGCTCGAATCCGAGCTCACGTGCCGCGGAGCCGATGGTCGCGCCGACGACCAGACCGAACCGGCCCGGCCGAGCCTCCGCGTTGCGGGCGGCGACCTGGGCGACGATCGAGCCGGCCACGGAGTCGCCGAACCCGGGCATGGACTGTTCGCGCCCGGCGTGCTGAATCTCCGCCCCCTCTGGGTTCGATGTCAGGGCGAGGACGAACACTCCCCGATCATGGGCCTCGGCGAGTTCGAAGGCCGGTTCGAGCGCGCCGAATCCGAGGTAGGCAGACACCGTGATCGAATCCGCGGCCAGGGTCGAGGCAGGATCCAGATAGGCCCGGGCGTAGGCCCCCATCGTCGAACCGATGTCCCCGCGTTTGACGTCGAGGACGCTGATGAGTCCCTGGTCCCGGCAGG
The Brevibacterium marinum genome window above contains:
- the rpoZ gene encoding DNA-directed RNA polymerase subunit omega translates to MPAQPEGITNPPIDELLTVTGSKYELVSIAAQRARQINSYYAQLQEGLLENVGPLVTPGTHEKPLSIALREINEGKIVAREVTEADFGAIAAEEPAQPAVSNDGALDFSDQ
- the gmk gene encoding guanylate kinase gives rise to the protein MNNRLTVLAGPTAVGKGTISAYIRDHHPEVWFSVSATTRPRRPGETDGVHYHFISDDEFDSLIARGELLEYAVVHGRHRYGTPSAQVRQKLDQGIPSLLEIDLQGARQVKEKMPDALFVFLAPPSWEELVSRLTGRGTESAAEQERRLTTAEQELRAESEFDVTIVNGHVRTAAEELISLMGISISD
- the mihF gene encoding integration host factor, actinobacterial type, translated to MALEPLTPQQRSAALDKAFKARQARAEVKTALKNGQTDLAAVLDKADADEALAKMRVVDLLRSLPGVGDRRAEAAMDDVGIASSRRIKGLGVHQKDALLEKYS
- the pyrF gene encoding orotidine-5'-phosphate decarboxylase, encoding MFGARLQAAMAERGPLCVGIDPHDHLLDAWGLPRTAAGVREFSLRTVSQLAGSVAAVKPQSAFYEQYGSAGIAVLEETLAACRDQGLISVLDVKRGDIGSTMGAYARAYLDPASTLAADSITVSAYLGFGALEPAFELAEAHDRGVFVLALTSNPEGAEIQHAGREQSMPGFGDSVAGSIVAQVAARNAEARPGRFGLVVGATIGSAARELGFEPTACNGPILAPGVGAQGAGIDELIEVFGADAIASDQILATTSRAVLSAGPDGVRAAAQALNESLTQVR